A window from Gemmatimonadaceae bacterium encodes these proteins:
- a CDS encoding MarR family transcriptional regulator: MPDTPRAPLTAVEQRVWHHLLDHLASHGYQPSIREIARHLRIPSTRTVSDLIKALERKGYVRRAPGRSRGVVLDGVSGARGTQPVPVVRWSPDGTMLTEEHLTFDRSLLPADDCFLVRANTEDAPRVGVREGDLILVAPSARVPEGGAVVARVGLQIFVRQMERRGTTVRLLAPAPGTQDIIAGADTVRILGPLAAVLRVTLTRAQDDEAG; this comes from the coding sequence ATGCCTGACACGCCGCGCGCGCCGCTCACTGCTGTCGAGCAGCGCGTTTGGCATCATCTGCTCGACCACCTGGCCTCGCACGGCTACCAGCCGAGCATTCGTGAGATTGCGCGGCATTTGCGCATCCCGTCCACCCGTACGGTCTCGGACCTGATCAAGGCGCTGGAACGGAAGGGCTACGTTCGGCGCGCGCCCGGCCGCTCGCGTGGCGTTGTGCTCGATGGCGTCAGTGGCGCGCGCGGCACGCAGCCCGTGCCCGTGGTGCGATGGTCGCCAGATGGCACGATGCTCACCGAGGAGCACCTCACGTTCGACCGCTCGCTGCTCCCCGCGGACGATTGTTTCCTGGTGCGGGCCAACACGGAGGACGCGCCGCGGGTCGGTGTGCGAGAGGGCGACTTGATTCTTGTGGCGCCGAGCGCGCGCGTGCCGGAGGGCGGCGCGGTGGTGGCGCGGGTCGGCCTGCAGATCTTCGTGCGGCAGATGGAGCGGCGCGGCACGACGGTGCGGCTGTTGGCGCCAGCGCCCGGCACGCAGGACATCATCGCCGGGGCGGACACGGTGCGCATTCTTGGGCCGCTGGCCGCGGTGCTGCGCGTGACGCTCACGCGCGCGCAGGATGACGAAGCTGGTTGA
- a CDS encoding glutamate--tRNA ligase: MTASPPRLRFAPSPTGYLHVGGARTALFNWLLARKLGGQFLLRVEDTDRARSTEESTRAIFEGMTWLGLDWDEEVVFQGANLARHRADAERLLLEGKAYRCFCTADDLAQRRAAAEAAGGAFAYDRRCDRILPEEAERRAAAGEAFTIRFRVRDGETAWDDLVHGRISFPNKDIDDFIILRSDGSPIYNHAVVSDDIAMRISIVMRGDDHISNTPKQILLYEALGAAQPQFAHLPMIHGTDGKKLSKRHGATAVGDYQHQGILPQAMVNFLALLGWSPGGDFDEVMSMAQLVESFSGDGLLKKAAVFDPAKLEWMNGQHLARMPIGDVVALVSPLLVKAGLATATELAGKRAWLEKLLELLRVRARLTDEIVTQAYAYFKDDFAYEPDAVAKQWKDAAAATGHLAAAREALVSLEPFDESSIEVAMRALAESRGVGAGKLLQPLRVALVGSAASPGIFEVMVLLGREACVSRIARAVSYLAATNA, encoded by the coding sequence ATGACTGCCTCGCCCCCACGCCTTCGCTTCGCGCCTTCCCCCACGGGCTACCTCCACGTGGGCGGCGCGCGCACGGCGCTCTTCAACTGGCTGCTCGCCCGCAAGCTCGGCGGCCAGTTCCTGCTGCGCGTCGAGGACACGGACCGCGCGCGCTCCACCGAGGAGTCCACGCGCGCGATCTTCGAGGGGATGACCTGGCTGGGCCTCGACTGGGACGAGGAAGTCGTCTTCCAGGGTGCCAACCTCGCGCGCCATCGCGCGGACGCCGAGCGCCTGCTGCTCGAGGGGAAGGCCTACCGCTGCTTCTGCACGGCCGATGACCTCGCGCAGCGCCGCGCCGCCGCCGAGGCCGCGGGTGGCGCCTTTGCCTACGACCGCCGTTGCGATCGCATCCTGCCCGAGGAGGCCGAGCGTCGTGCCGCCGCGGGTGAGGCCTTCACCATCCGCTTCCGCGTGCGCGATGGCGAGACGGCCTGGGACGATCTCGTCCACGGCCGCATCAGCTTTCCGAACAAGGACATCGACGACTTCATCATCCTGCGCTCGGACGGCTCGCCGATCTACAACCACGCGGTGGTCTCCGACGATATCGCGATGCGCATCTCCATCGTGATGCGCGGCGACGACCACATCTCCAACACGCCGAAGCAGATCCTGCTCTACGAGGCACTGGGCGCGGCGCAGCCGCAGTTCGCCCACCTGCCGATGATCCACGGCACCGACGGGAAGAAGCTCTCCAAGCGCCACGGCGCCACGGCCGTGGGCGACTACCAGCACCAGGGCATCCTGCCGCAGGCGATGGTGAACTTCCTCGCCCTGCTCGGCTGGTCGCCCGGCGGCGATTTCGACGAGGTGATGTCGATGGCGCAGCTGGTGGAGTCATTCAGCGGCGATGGGCTCCTCAAGAAGGCGGCGGTGTTCGACCCGGCCAAGCTGGAGTGGATGAACGGGCAGCACTTGGCGCGGATGCCGATTGGCGATGTGGTGGCGCTAGTCTCGCCGCTGCTCGTGAAGGCGGGGCTCGCCACGGCGACCGAGCTGGCCGGCAAGCGCGCCTGGCTCGAGAAGCTGCTCGAGCTGCTGCGCGTGCGCGCGCGGCTCACGGACGAGATCGTCACGCAGGCCTACGCCTACTTCAAGGACGATTTCGCCTACGAGCCGGATGCGGTCGCGAAGCAGTGGAAGGATGCCGCGGCCGCGACTGGGCATCTCGCTGCGGCGCGTGAGGCGCTGGTTTCGCTTGAGCCCTTCGACGAGTCATCGATTGAAGTCGCGATGCGCGCGTTGGCCGAGTCGCGCGGCGTGGGCGCCGGCAAGCTGCTCCAGCCCCTGCGGGTCGCGCTGGTCGGCTCGGCGGCCTCGCCCGGCATCTTCGAGGTGATGGTGCTGCTCGGCCGAGAGGCCTGTGTGTCGCGCATCGCGCGCGCCGTGTCGTATTTGGCGGCGACGAATGCCTGA